Proteins from a single region of Candidatus Methylomirabilis tolerans:
- a CDS encoding site-2 protease family protein, whose product MRWSWRLGEVAGIGVYMHVTFLVLIGWVAVSHWQTEHTVAAALAGSGFTLALFGCVVLHEFGHALTARRYGIRTRDITLLPIGGVARLERMPDVPIQEFWVALAGPAVNVVIAGLLFVWLELTTGLEPLGHLGVATGPFVQRLLMVNVFLVAFNLIPAFPMDGGRVLRALLAMRMEYTRATQVAAGLGQGIAVLFGFIGLFSNPFLLFIALFVWIGAGQEASMAQMKSAFGGIPIERAMLTDFRTLSAHDPLARAVELILAGSQQDFPVVEGDRVEGILMRSDLLAALASEGQAVPVAEVMRRDFQLIDSSDMLETAFARLHACDCHTLPVTHDGRLVGLVTMDNLGEFISIQAAIGVKVA is encoded by the coding sequence ATGCGATGGTCGTGGCGACTAGGCGAGGTAGCAGGAATTGGTGTCTATATGCACGTCACCTTCCTGGTCCTTATTGGCTGGGTGGCCGTGAGCCACTGGCAAACTGAACATACTGTGGCCGCCGCGCTGGCAGGCAGCGGGTTCACCCTGGCGCTGTTCGGCTGCGTGGTGCTACACGAGTTCGGACACGCGCTGACCGCGAGACGGTACGGCATCAGGACCCGCGACATCACGCTGCTCCCAATCGGGGGCGTCGCGCGGCTCGAGCGGATGCCGGATGTCCCGATCCAGGAGTTCTGGGTCGCGCTGGCCGGTCCGGCCGTCAACGTCGTCATTGCAGGGCTCCTTTTCGTTTGGCTGGAGTTGACGACCGGCCTGGAGCCGCTGGGTCACCTGGGTGTGGCCACGGGCCCATTCGTTCAGCGCCTGCTGATGGTAAACGTCTTTCTCGTCGCGTTCAATCTGATTCCGGCCTTCCCGATGGACGGCGGTCGGGTGCTGCGCGCGCTTCTCGCGATGCGTATGGAGTACACCCGCGCGACCCAGGTCGCCGCCGGACTCGGCCAGGGCATCGCGGTGCTGTTCGGATTCATCGGCCTGTTCAGCAATCCGTTCCTGCTCTTCATCGCGCTCTTCGTGTGGATCGGCGCAGGCCAGGAAGCCAGCATGGCGCAGATGAAGTCGGCTTTCGGCGGCATCCCTATCGAACGGGCCATGCTCACTGACTTCCGTACGCTGTCCGCGCACGACCCCCTGGCACGGGCCGTCGAGTTGATCCTTGCGGGTTCGCAGCAGGACTTCCCTGTCGTAGAAGGCGATCGCGTGGAGGGCATACTGATGCGGAGTGATCTGCTGGCGGCGCTAGCTTCGGAGGGGCAGGCAGTGCCCGTCGCCGAGGTGATGCGCCGGGATTTCCAACTCATCGACTCGTCCGACATGCTGGAGACGGCATTCGCACGCCTCCACGCCTGTGATTGTCACACGCTACCCGTGACGCACGACGGCAGGTTGGTTGGTCTGGTGACAATGGATAATCTGGGGGAGTTCATCTCCATCCAAGCAGCAATAGGAGTCAAGGTGGCCTGA
- a CDS encoding RNA polymerase sigma factor — MDRLSLSEDEKDRFAGSLLGHLDALYSFAWWLTHRREEIDDLVQETLLRAMRSAHQFQSGTNLKAWLFSILKHEWFRRAGLTRREVASDSFSDNEEAPGREWAIEIDVIRSALQKDLGEALRTLPEEYRSAVLLFDLYGFSLKETAKILAVPDGTVKSRLARGRQMLRGRLQAYDRVPDNDEL; from the coding sequence ATGGATCGATTGTCGCTGTCCGAGGACGAAAAGGATCGATTCGCCGGGTCGCTGCTTGGGCACCTCGATGCCCTCTATAGCTTTGCGTGGTGGCTGACGCATCGCCGGGAAGAGATCGACGATCTGGTCCAGGAGACCCTCCTCCGCGCTATGCGGTCCGCCCACCAGTTTCAGTCTGGAACCAATCTGAAGGCATGGCTCTTTAGTATATTGAAGCATGAGTGGTTCCGGCGCGCGGGACTGACCAGGCGGGAGGTTGCAAGCGACTCTTTTTCGGACAACGAAGAGGCTCCGGGCCGGGAGTGGGCGATCGAGATAGACGTCATTCGCTCAGCCCTGCAGAAGGATCTGGGCGAGGCGCTCCGCACGCTCCCTGAAGAGTACCGGAGCGCGGTTCTACTCTTTGATCTGTACGGGTTTTCGCTGAAGGAAACGGCGAAGATCTTGGCCGTTCCCGATGGGACCGTAAAGTCTCGCCTGGCCAGAGGTCGTCAGATGTTGCGTGGTCGGCTGCAGGCATATGACAGAGTGCCGGACAATGATGAGCTGTGA